A stretch of DNA from Syntrophales bacterium:
ACTTTTGTGGCGGTCCTGGAAAATTATCAGCAGAAGGATGGCAGCATCGCAGTCCCCGAGGTTCTCCGTCCCTACATGAATGGAGTTGACAGGATCGGTCACCTTCAGTAGAAGAGAATGTCATTGAAAAAGTACGGAGGGATGGCCGAGTGGTCGAAGGCGGCGGTCTTGAAAACCGTTAACCGAAAGGTTCGCGGGTTCGAATCCTGCTCCCTCCGCCATACGACAATGCTGACTTCATATAAGTCGAAAAACGTCCGATAAAGGACGGCTTTGTAAAAAGCCCCTTAAGCTGCGGCGGACACATCCCGGGAAGCAAGGCGCGGAGAGATGGCTGAGTGGCTGAAAGCGATCGCCTGCTAAGCGATTGTACGCCCCAAAAGGTGTACCGGGGGTTCGAATCCCCCTCTCTCCGCCATACAGTGATGCTGACTTCGTATACGCCGTCGAAAAACGTCCAATAGCGGATGGTCTTGAAAAGATCCTTAAGGCATGACGCGCGCACCCTGAGGAATGAGGTGTACCGTGCATGTACGCCGCAGTGACGAGGGATGCAGCGCGCAATGCAGCGGCATCCGGACTTTTTACGAAGCCGTCAACAGTGGTCATAGCGTGCGCCCATAGCTCAGCTGGATAGAGTATCGGACTACGAATCCGAGGGTCGAAGGTTCGAATCCTTCTGGGCGTACCAGTTAAAACAAGGGGTTATGAGCCCTGCGAGCGGCTTGTGACCCCTTATTTTTTATGACCGTGATAGATTTGTACCGGGCACTCTTCGAACCGATTCGTATCCCGTGATTTTTCAAAACAAAAAAGAGGGGTTAGCGATTTTTCGCTAACCCCTTGATTTATTTGGTAGCGGGGAGAGGATTTGAACCTCTGACCTTTGGGTTATGAGCCCAACGAGCTACCAGACTGCTCCACCCCGCATCAATAGAGGCTGCCGTGCCGGTAACCTCGTGCGTGAAAGATGCACCTTAAATGAAGAGCCCGCTCTTGTCAAGATGTTTTCCGGATTTCCTCTTAAATGTCTACGATGGCCACGGGCCTGCACCATCCGGCACTGGCATCCTTGATTTTGACGGGAAAACAACAGAGGGTAAAACCGTGGGGTCTGCCGATAGATGCCAGGTTGGCCATTTTTTCCATGTGGCAGTAGCCTGATTCAATGCCCGCGAAGTGGGCCTCCCAGATGACACCGGGATCGCCCGTTTCAAGGAACTCTTCGGCCAGGAAGGGCAGGGGACGGTCCCAGCTCCAGGCATCGATACCCGTTACTTTCACACCCTGTTCCAGGAGAAACAGGGTGCTTTCCCGATCCATACCCGCTCCTCTGGTAAGGTACTCGGAGGTGCCCCAGGCCTGGTCCGCACCGGTGTGAATCAACACGATGTCCAATGGCTTCAGTTCGTAGCGAATACGCTCCAGTTCACCTCTGACATCGTCAACAGTGATTCTCGCGCCGTCTTTTTTATGTCGGAAGTCGAGAAGGACACCGTCATTGAAACACCACTCGAGAGGTATCTCGTCGATGGTTAAAGCCCGACTACCGCCGTCCATTGTCGGGTGATAATGGAAAGGCGCATCCATGTGGGTTCCGGAGTGCGTTGTCAGGGTGATGAATTCCATGGCCCAACCCAGACCATCCGGGAGCTGATCCCGGGTAATTCCCGGAAAAAAATCCTGCATCTGGGCGGCGCCCATTTCATGGGTGACGTAACCGATATCAGGAATCATCATGAGTGGATCGCTTGGGAGTTTTGCCTCAATGCTGATGCCGAGATCGACAAATCGTTTGCTGCCCATAGAACGTGCCGTCCTTTCTCCATAGAAGAATTTTTCGACAGCATATCCTTCTTTGAGAACCCGCGCAATAGTCACGATTGCCGCACGGTCTCCTGCTCCCGCCGTGAATGGCTGAAATCACCCGTCTTTCAGCACTTTTTAGCGAAAAAATGATGCGGCGCGGTTCTGAAAAGATAGGCTATTGCAGGATGCGGTAAGTTCTGGACGATCCCGGGAAAGCGGTCGTAAAGTCACATTGATCCGACACGTGGACCGGTGAACCAATCGTCTTGTGGCCCATGGCATGGCACGTTCAGTGCGGTCCGGGAAGAAGGATTTCGAATATGTCCATGGGTCCCTGTATCCCCCTGGGAGTGGGCGATTCCCGTTTCCTTGCAGTGACGAGATTTCCGATGGCCCGGCGTGTTGCTTCACAGACGAGGATCTCTCCGCTTTTAGCCGCCGACTCGAGTCGTGCAGCGATATTGACCGGTGAGCCGAAAACGGTGTATTCCTTTTTCCGGGTTGATCCGAAGAGCCCGGCCAAAACTTCTCCGCTGCTGATTCCTATGCCGATCCTGATGGGGAGCGAACCGTCGGTTTTCACCCGGCGGTCCTCAGCCATCCGTTCCATCATTTTCCGGGCGCAGGTAACGGCTGTTGCGGCGGGATTTCCATCGCTCAAGAGCAGGCCGAAAACGGCCATGATACTGTCACCTATGTGTTTATCCAGCATACCCCCGCTGTCACAGATAATATTGTCCAGAGGCGTGAAGTAGTCCACGTTCAGAAGCGTTGAAAGCTCATCCTGAGTCAGTTGTTCGGACATGCGTGAGAACCCGCGGATATCGCAGAACAGAACAGTAGCCTCGCACCGTCGTATCTTCATCCATTCAAGCCCCTTCTGCATTTTCGCGTACACCTGCTCCGAAACGAACTGCCGGAGTCTTTTTTTGACGGTGTATTCCCGTACCTTTACGCGAAGTTCACTGTTTGAGAAGGGCTTCATGAGAAAGCCGTCGATGCCCTCATTAAGGGCGTCTATGGCTGTTTCCATGGTGGCGTAGCCCGTCAGCATGATCCGGGTCATGTCGGGGTTCAGCCGCCCCGCCTCTATCAGGGTCTGAAGACCGTCTTTCCCGGGCATGCGCAGATCGGATATGATCACATCGATTGCCCTGGTATGGTCCCTGACAATATCAATGGCCCGTTCGCCGTTTTCCGCCAGGAATACGGCGTACCCTTCTTTTTCCAGGACCCGTTTAAGCGATCTTCTCACGCCTTCTTCATCGTCGGCAATCACCAGACCTGTCATGGCATTCTCCCCGCACCGGAAACTCGATGTTCACAAGGGTTCCTGTTCCTCCGGCGCTTTCTATGTGAAAGGAACCCCCGTATCTCCTTATGATTTCATGGGTTATATACAGGCCAAGTCCCGTCCCTTCACCGGTGGGCTTCGTGGTGAAGAAGGGTTTGCATACTTCGCCGATTCTGCGGGGATCAATGCCGCACCCGTTGTCGCGGCATTCCACGCGCGCTATGGCCCGGGCGGCGTCGTATCGGGACCGCAATTCAACCAGACCGCCCCGCTCCGGCAGAGACTGAAATGCGTTTTTGAGTATGTTGATGAAGGCTTGGCCCAGGTGTGCGAAGTTGGCCTCAACCGGGGGGAGGGAAAGTTCGAGGTCCAGGCGGATGTCCATGTTTCTGTGTCCCTGGGAAGCCCGGAGAATCCGGAGGGAGTCTTCCAGGGCGGCGTTCAAATCCACCGGTTCCAAAGAGTCACTCGTCTGGCGGGAGAGGCTCAGGAGGCTTCTTATGATTGCCGTTGCCCGTTTCAGCTCCTTTACTGAAAAGGCCAGGTCGTCGAGGACATCCCTGCAGGATTCACCATGACATGGTGCCGATGCCAGTGTTTCCAGTGCCGATTCAAGAAGGCTCAGGGCGCCCGCAAGGGGATTGTTAAGTTCGTGGGCTGTTCCCGCCACGAGTTCACCGATGGCCGCCAGGCTTTCAGAGCGGACCAGCTGACGGCGGGTTCTCTCCTGTTCCTCGATCGTTCTGGAAAGATCAGCTGTTCGTTGTGCCACTTTCTGTTCAAGGAGCGCGTTTATTTTCTCGATCCCCTCGCAGGTCAGGGCATTCGTGACAGCCACGGCGGCCTGGTTGGAGACGGTCGAGAGAAGCTCCAGCTCTTCGGGGCCGTAGAGGTCCCCCGCTTTCTTTTCGCCCAGCATCATGACTCCCGAGAGGGTTTCTCTGAACATGATGGGAACGATGAGTTCTATGCCGTAGTCCTCGAGGAACTTCCGAAGCGATGTCTGGTCCGCTCCCGTACCGGTGCTGGAAGAGACAGCGTCGTAGGTGAGAGGCTTGTTCTTCAGACGAAACAGAAGCTTCAGAGGTTCAACCAGGGAATGGATCGCGGCGTCGGCGTCGGGTTCATCACC
This window harbors:
- a CDS encoding cyclase family protein, translating into MGSKRFVDLGISIEAKLPSDPLMMIPDIGYVTHEMGAAQMQDFFPGITRDQLPDGLGWAMEFITLTTHSGTHMDAPFHYHPTMDGGSRALTIDEIPLEWCFNDGVLLDFRHKKDGARITVDDVRGELERIRYELKPLDIVLIHTGADQAWGTSEYLTRGAGMDRESTLFLLEQGVKVTGIDAWSWDRPLPFLAEEFLETGDPGVIWEAHFAGIESGYCHMEKMANLASIGRPHGFTLCCFPVKIKDASAGWCRPVAIVDI
- a CDS encoding response regulator, whose product is MTGLVIADDEEGVRRSLKRVLEKEGYAVFLAENGERAIDIVRDHTRAIDVIISDLRMPGKDGLQTLIEAGRLNPDMTRIMLTGYATMETAIDALNEGIDGFLMKPFSNSELRVKVREYTVKKRLRQFVSEQVYAKMQKGLEWMKIRRCEATVLFCDIRGFSRMSEQLTQDELSTLLNVDYFTPLDNIICDSGGMLDKHIGDSIMAVFGLLLSDGNPAATAVTCARKMMERMAEDRRVKTDGSLPIRIGIGISSGEVLAGLFGSTRKKEYTVFGSPVNIAARLESAAKSGEILVCEATRRAIGNLVTARKRESPTPRGIQGPMDIFEILLPGPH
- a CDS encoding ATP-binding protein translates to MVHLTESTAHLKALIPAAVGCFVFVSLSFVALRGAGKRIPVNRLFAAVSFLGGFINADMILVTAVTHDGSAITIDRLAYILIVFGIPLYIRFTHRFLGLARPRLEQAALALSFLILPFTQSEYFIRGHHEYTFGRIAQAGPVFYAFIAVVTGVVTYCLVLLLRGAVTAERNDQKNRMKYIICGFSGGALLIILNILPISGVPVYPPGHFSFIPAIILAYGLLKHDLLDLKEATGTGIFYLFFGGSLAALSLATLSLFDYSGLRAEILAPALALTLCMVVVFDPLKRATGKLVEQYFFRNRYSYRAVLKDVSSGLTSLLRVEEIGRYVADSVESALNPTFLSLLVFDSVPGTLKLSLCRGDEPDADAAIHSLVEPLKLLFRLKNKPLTYDAVSSSTGTGADQTSLRKFLEDYGIELIVPIMFRETLSGVMMLGEKKAGDLYGPEELELLSTVSNQAAVAVTNALTCEGIEKINALLEQKVAQRTADLSRTIEEQERTRRQLVRSESLAAIGELVAGTAHELNNPLAGALSLLESALETLASAPCHGESCRDVLDDLAFSVKELKRATAIIRSLLSLSRQTSDSLEPVDLNAALEDSLRILRASQGHRNMDIRLDLELSLPPVEANFAHLGQAFINILKNAFQSLPERGGLVELRSRYDAARAIARVECRDNGCGIDPRRIGEVCKPFFTTKPTGEGTGLGLYITHEIIRRYGGSFHIESAGGTGTLVNIEFPVRGECHDRSGDCRR